The genome window TTGGTGACTTCATCCAGGGTAAGGCCAGCCGCCGCCCGGTGATTGGCGAGGCCAAGCTCCCATGCGTACTGCGGGTTTCCCAGGACGCGCCAGAGTGCCTCTGCGAGGCTGGTGGCGTTCCCTACCTCGAAGTATTCAGCGCAGTAGCCCTCCTCCTCAATCAGGTCACGCAGGTCACCAATGTTGGGCATCACCGATGCCCGGGCATACTGACCTGCCTGGTGAAGCACGCCACTCGAGCCGGTGGTGCTGTTGTAGGGAAAGGCCACCACCGTGCTGTCCCGGAAGATGACCGGGACGTCCTCCTCGGCAACGTAACCCGTGTAGGTGATGTTGGGGATATCGCGGTAGTGCTCGCTCATGCTCTGGAGGTAACCCTTGGCGTTAGGGGAGTCGCTCCCGGCAATGACCAGCCTCAGGCGTGGCTCGCGCTGCAGCAGCACCCGGTGCGCCTCGATCAGTTCCTCGACACGCTTGTACGTTCCGAATTTGCCAAAAGCCATCACGGTGGGGATTTCGGGAAGCTCCACGGGTTCTTCAGGCACCTCAAAACTTCCATGAGGCGCGAGGAACACATTCGTTGCTCCGTATTGCGTGCGCAGAATCTCCACGTAGCGCGGAAGCGTCACCGCCAGGAGATCACTCTGCAGCAGCGCACGCGTAAATACCTGGCCGGCGGCCCTCGTGGCTGCGTCGAGCAGCTTGTTTCCCCCAAAGCCTGCCTTCTCAAGGTCGACGGTTTCGAACAGGTTATGCAGCAGGGTAATGGTCGGGAACCCTGAACGGCGCGCCAGCATCGGTGTAATCAGGCCGAGTGCGGCTGGAACGCGGCCGTCCCCGAACGATGCAAACTGCAGGTTGAACAGCACCACGTCCGGTTTGAGCCGGCGCAGTTCTTTTAGGATAAGGGCCGCGTTTCGCGGGTCATTGAAGTGCCAGACCCTGCGGACGTAGAACGGGTCAGGCTCCGCTGGACTGTCAATCCTGTCCGCCAGGACCGTCAGGCGGGTAACCTCCGGTTTGCGCCGGAAGGTCTGGGTGAGATGGTATCCATACTCGTTGAGGCTGCCGCGGCTGGGTGGATAGGCGGAGATGAGGGCGATGTGCATTCAGCTTCCTCTCTGATAGGCGCCTTGACGGTCGAGTTGTCGCAACGCGAAAATG of Deinococcus malanensis contains these proteins:
- a CDS encoding glycosyltransferase yields the protein MHIALISAYPPSRGSLNEYGYHLTQTFRRKPEVTRLTVLADRIDSPAEPDPFYVRRVWHFNDPRNAALILKELRRLKPDVVLFNLQFASFGDGRVPAALGLITPMLARRSGFPTITLLHNLFETVDLEKAGFGGNKLLDAATRAAGQVFTRALLQSDLLAVTLPRYVEILRTQYGATNVFLAPHGSFEVPEEPVELPEIPTVMAFGKFGTYKRVEELIEAHRVLLQREPRLRLVIAGSDSPNAKGYLQSMSEHYRDIPNITYTGYVAEEDVPVIFRDSTVVAFPYNSTTGSSGVLHQAGQYARASVMPNIGDLRDLIEEEGYCAEYFEVGNATSLAEALWRVLGNPQYAWELGLANHRAAAGLTLDEVTNSYMRHFESLLATQKKP